The following DNA comes from bacterium BMS3Abin02.
ATGCTTCCCATGTCGCCGACGCCGGAGAGCACGATCGCCTCTGTCGAAGGGGTGAGGGCATCCACGATGGAGGCCAACTGCCGGTGGAAGCTCGCGATGGGGACACCGAAGAGCATGTCGTTGCCTCCGACCGACACGATCGCGAGGTCGTAGCGACGTTCGATCGCCTTGGGGACTTGATCGGTCAGCACGTCCCGTGTTTTCGAGCCGCCGATCGCGAAGCTGTCCAGCGTCACGTGGAAGCGCTGTCCGAGTTCGCGTCCGATGCGCTGGATCCAGACGTCTTGTGGGCGTTCGAGACCCGGACCGGTGCAACTCGAGTCACCGAGGACGACGATGGACAACTCCGCGAGGCCGGCATCGCCGAAGACCCCCGACGCGTCGCTTCCTTGGAAGCTCGGCAGGCTGTGCCATCTCGTGTACGCCGTTCCCATCGACCAAGCCAGCGCGATCAAGCCGGCGGCCCGCAGCGTCCTTCTCATCGGCCTCATCGGCGGGAAGCTACCAGATGAGGGAGCGGCGGCTATCGGCGGTAGGTGCCGATCAGCTCGGTCCGATCGATGACATGGCCATCCAATGCCGCCTCGACGTCGGCCTTGGTCGCCGACGACGTCAGGGTCAGTGTCGTGTCGAGGGCGAAGAGCTTGAAGAAGTAGCGGTGTGTGCCGATCGGGGGACAGGGCCCGCCGTAGTCGTTTCGGCCCCACGAGTTCTTGCCTTGAACGGCGCCGCCGGGGACGGAGCCCTCGCCGATCTCGCTCGTCGCCGGGTCGATGTTCCAGACGACCCAGTGATCCCAAACCATCTTGGGCGCCTTTGGGTCTGGAGCATCGGGATCGTCTACGAACAGGACGAGACTCTGGGCGTCTCGTGGAACATCACTGATTCGCAGCGGTGGATTCACGTCGAATCCGTCGCACGTGAAGCGCGACGGCATGAGTGTGTTGTGCTCGAATGCAGGGCTGGAGAGGCGCATGGTTCCTCCTTGGGGTGTCGCGGTGGTGGGGTCTGTGGGGATCGGACCTGCGTCCGGGGCGCATGCAGCGGCGAGCAGGGTGATCCCAAGGATGAGGCTCGCGGTTCGCATGCGTCTCCCTTCATGATCAACCTACCGATCCTGTGAGGCAATGTGGAGCCTGCCGAGCCTGTTTCCTTTTCCGGAGGCCCCTTTGGGACGGAGGGGAGTTTGGCGCACATCTCGCCGACCCGACTCTGCGAACCGAACATACGTTCGATAGTATGGGGGCCCGACAGAAACGAAGCATGACCTACGCAGAGCTGCACTGCCACACCAACTTCTCTTTCCTCGACGGTGCTTCTCCTCCCGAGGAACTCGTGGAGCGGGCCGTGGCGCTCGGCTACCGGGCGCTGGCGGTCACCGACCACAACGGGTTCTACGGTGCGGTGCGGTTCTCCGGAGCTGCTCGTGGCGCCGGCCTGCCCGCGGTGTACGGGGTGGAAATCGGGCTTGCCGTAGGCGCCGACTCGGGGGCGCCGCTCACGAGGGAACAGGGCGAGGACGCCGGGAGCGACGTTCCCGTCCTGTCGAGCGGTGCAACGGCCGGTGGTCGAGGCACGAGGCCCCGCCGACGGGGTCGGACCAGGCGGATGCACGGCACGAAGCCGGTGGATGCTCCGCAGACCGACCATCTCGTACTCCTTGCGCCATCGGCGGACGGGTACGCGGCGCTGAGCCGATTCGTGACCCGAGCCCAGTTCCGCGGTGAGAAGGACCGTCCCGTCTACACCTGGCGGGATCTCGAAGAAGCGGCACGAGAAGGGGGTCTGTATGCGTTGACGGGCTGTCATCATGGAGCGGTGCCCAGGGCGGCCCAGATCGGAGATCTGGAGGGAGCGTTGCGCGAGGCGGCCCATCTGCGGGAGGTCTTCGGACACAGATTGCACGTCGAGATGTGGCATCACGCGATGCCGGAGGACGATCCCCGCAACGATCTGCTGTGGGACGTCGCCCGCCGGCTGCGACTGCCGGTGGTCGCCACCAACAACGTCCACTATGCAGACCGCAGCGACGCAGATCTCGCCGACGTGCTGGCCGCCATCGGGGGACGGAGAAGCCTCGACGATGCGGATGGGTACCGCTCCGCCACCGACGAACGGTACCTGAAGGACCCTTCCGAGATGGTGAGGCGTTTCGCCAGGTATCGAGGGGCGGTGGAACGTGCCGGCGAGCTCGGGGATGCGCTCTCTTTCGACCTGCGACTCGTTGCCCCGAAGCTTCCCGATTTTCCGATGCCGGGCCATTTCCGCTCCGAGATGGAGTATCTGCGGTATCTCACCTTCGAAGGAGCCCGCGGCGTGTATCCGGGCTCCGATGACGGTGTCGAACCGAGGGCACGAGAACGACTCGAACACGAGCTCGACGTGATCGGGCGCCTCGGGTTTCCCGGCTACTTCCTCGTCGTTTGGGATATCGTCAACTTCGCTCGTTCGCAGGATATCTACTGCCAAATTCGCGGATCAGGCGCCGACTCTGCGGTGTGTCGTTGCATCGGCCTCACCAGGGTCGATCCGATTCGGCTGCACCTGCCGTTCGAGCGGTTCCTCTCCGACGAGCGGGGGCGGCCTCCGGACATCGATCTCGACCTCGAGGCCGAGCGCCGGGAGGAGGTCATCCAATACTGCTACCGCCGATACGGGCGTGAACGTGCGGCGATGGTCGCCAATGTCATCACCTACCGTGCCCGCTCGGTGCTGCGTGATGTCGGCAAAGCCTTCGGGCTGACCCAGGCTCAGGTGGATGGCCTGTCCAAGTACGTCGATACTCGCAATCCGGCGAAACTGCGGCTGGAGGCGCCGTTGCCGGCGGGAATGACCGCCGAGTTCATCTACGACGTGTGCCACCGGCTCGACGGGTTTCCCCGACATCTTGGCATCCATTCGAGCGGAATGGTGATCGCCGACCGTCCTCTGTGGCAGGTCGTCCCCATGGAGTGGGGCCGGATGCAGGATCGGTCCGTGCTGCAGTGGGACAAGGACGACTGCGCCGCGATCGGAATCGTCAAGTTCGATCTCCTCGCTCTCGGCATGCTCAACGCCCTCCACCTCACCGTTGACACGATCGCGGATGCGCACGGCGTCGTCATCGACCTGGCCACGATCCCGCAGGAACCGGCCATCTACGAGATGCTCACGACTGCGGACACGGTCGGGGTCTTCCAGGTGGAGTCCAGGGCGCAGATGGCGACCCTCCCGAAGATGAAACCGAAAACGTTCTACGACCTCGCGGTGGAGGTCGCGTTGATTCGGCCCGGACCGATCCAAGGCCAGTCCGTGCATCCGTACCTGCGGCGCCGCAATGGCGAGGATCCGGTTCGATACCCACATCCGTCGACGGAGCCGATTCTCGCCAAGACCCTCGGGGTGCCGATCTTCCAGGAGCAGTTGATGGAACTCGCCAGGGTCTGCGCGGGATTCGACGGCAGCCAGTCCGACCGCTTGCGATCCGCGATGACCCACAAACGCTCCGACGAGGCGATGGGGAAACTGCGTACCGAGGTTTTCGCCGGGATGGCGAGAAACGGGATCACCGGTCCGGCGGCAGACGAGATCTGGGAGAAACTCCAGGGGTTCGCCAGCTTCGGATTCCCCGAGAGTCACTCGGTGAGTTTCGCTTACATCGTGTACATGTCCGCCTGGTTGAAGTATCACTGGCCGACCGAATTCCTGGCCGGTTTGTTGAATGCCTACCCGATGGGGTTCTACAGCCCCAATACGCTGGTGCAAGATGCCCAACGCCACGGTGTCGTGGTCCTGGAACCGGACGTGAATCGTTCCTCTCACGACTGCACCGTCGAGCCGTATGACGCCGATCCGGACGATGTGGTGACGTACTACGGCAAGTCGTGGCGACGGGGAAGGGGAGCGACCGACGATCCCGTCCGTGCGGCGGTCGCGTTGCGTATGGGACTGCGGTATGTACGGAACCTGGGGGAGGCGGAGATCGGCCGAATAGAAGCTGCGCGACTGATCGGTGGTGCGTTCCGGGACGTACGGGACTTGGCGCAGCGCACCGGCCTGCCGGTCGATGCGTTCGAGGGATTGGCTGCTGCGGGTGCACTCGGATCGCTCGGCGTGTCCCGCAGGGAAGGGCTGTGGGCGGCCGGGTCGCTCGCGGAGATCGATCCGGAGCGGTTGGCGCTTGCTCCCGGCGTCGATGCGCCTGCGTTGCCGGGGATGAACGACGCCGAGCAGCACCGGGCAGACCTGTGGGCGACGGGCGTGTCGCCGCGCCACCCCGTCGAGTTCGTGAGAGAATGGCTCGACGAGCAGGGATGTGTCCGCATCGCAGACGTGTTGGAGCGCCGCCGCAACGGATGGCGAGCTCGAGTCGGTGGGATCGTGACGCACCGACAGCGCCCTGGTACGGCGAACGGGGTGGTGTTCTTCAATATCGAGGACGAGACGGGGTTGCTCAATGTCGTCGTGCTGCCCGAGGTGTGGCAGACCAATCGTGAGACGGCCAGGCGCAACGTGGGATTGGTGGTCGAGGGGGTCGTCGAGTACCGAGACGGTGTCACCAACCTGGTGGCGCGCGGGTTCACCTCATGGCCGGTCGAAGGGGTCCGGTCCAGGGATTTTCGGTGACGACTCCGAACCCTGGGCTCAGGGGTGTCCACAGGGCCCCTACGAGCCCAGGGTTCAATGGGGGGGCAGCGGATCGGTAATCGCCTAGTTCGAGACCGATATCACCGACCAGGCGATGAGCAGCTGGCCGGCGTAGTAGAGGGGCAGACCCCACACCCTGTTGACGAAACCGGGTGCCACGAAGCGGTCGCGGGCAACGGAGAGGTCCGAGAGGTAGAACGCAACGGCACCGGCGAGGAGCATCGGCGTCGCCCCGGATGCCGTTGCCCCAACCGCCACGACGAGCATTGTCGAGATGACGGCGATGTATCCGATGACCGGGCCGACCATTGCAGTCGGCAGGTGGGGGCGCAGCCAGACGAAGACCAACGCGGCGACGACGAGTGCAACGCTCGCGGCGATGAAGGACACGCCGGAATCGACGCCAAGCGTGAAGAAAGCGGCGATATAGGCGACATTCCCCAGGAGGAACGCGACGAGGCCGACGAGGAACGCGGTCTGCGATGCGCCGAGCAGCAGCACGTCACCCGACGCCCCGAGTACGAGTCCGAGAAAGATCCACGTTCCGAAGTTCGTGTCGAGTGCGCCGGCGCTCAGGGCGACTCCGACGAACCCGGCAGAGGCGACCGGCTTGGCGAGATTGCGAAGCGTGACATTGCCGCGCTCACCGGAGAGCAGGACCATCAAGGCCAGGACGGTCATGGCGGTGAATACCCAGGTCATGGCAGCATCCCGGCGAGCCGACCGGCGATGTCCGACCAACCCGCACCTTGTTCGTCGATGAGGCTCGTGTGTCCGGCGGACGCAAGTTCGAGGTACTCGATCTCCTCTCCGGCCGCCCGGGCGGAATCGACGTAGCGGCGGCTGTAGTCGACCGGGACATCGTCGTCGTCGGTCCCGTGGACGACCAGCTGTCGAACCCCGAGAGGGAGCATGGCGGTGGGTGATGCCTGGGCGATGGCCGTCTGGGAGGTCGCATCACCCATGAAGGCGGCGACCGCGCCGGACCCGAGCCCGTCTCGGAGAGCTGCGCCGAGGTCGGTGATGCCGGCCAGTGAGACGAGAAGTGCGGGCGTGACTGCATCGGTCCGGCCAGAAGAGGCGAGCGCGAGATGGCCGCCTGCCGAGTGACCGATGACGGCGACCCGGTCCCGGTCGATGGCGGCGTCCAGAAGCGCGACGTGATCGATTCCTCGTGCAACATCGAGTACGGTTGCCGGCCATCCTCCTCCCGCACCGACTCTCCGATACTCGAGGTTCCAAGTGGCGAATCCTCTCTCCACGAGGTCGGTCGCCAGACCATCCATGAGGTCCCTGGTCCACTGCCGTCTCCAGAAACCGCCGTGCACCAGAACGGCGATCGGATGTGGTCCGGGTCCGCTGGGGAGGCGGAGGTCTCCGACCTGGTCGGGGCCTTCTCCATAGGCAACGATCTTCGGCGGAACTCGGTGGGCGAAGACGAGGTGACGGAGTGCCCAACGGTATCCTTGGATCCCGCGACCATAGATCGTTGCGGTGCAGGCGGGTGCGGTCACCGAGACGCTTCTCCACGGTTCTCGTTCCTCGACGTTGGAGATGTGGACTTCGACCGTCGGGATGCCGGCAGCTTCGATCGCGTCATGGATGGCGTAGGACGTGTGCGCGTAGGCGCCAGGGTTGAGAACGACGCCGTCGAACACCTCCCGGGCTTCGTGGAGCCCGTCGATCAGGGCTCCTTCGTGGTTCGACTGGAAGGCCCGCACCTCGATCCCCAGTTCCTCGCCCCAGGATCTGCAGAGAGCCTCGAGATCGGTGAGCGTCGTCGTTCCGTAGATCTCCGGGCTTCGCGTGCCCAGGAGGTTCAGGTTCGGTCCGTTGATCACCAGGATGCGTTGCATGGTGCAAGGCTATCGAGTTTCCCGGCTGCCGTGACGATCGGGGACGTCTCATGCGAAGATCTCGACGTCACGGTGCAGTGAATCGGCGTGTCCTGTTTGTGGTTCGACGATCGTGATCGGACTCGAGAGGCGCAGTTCGTAACGTCTATTGGGGCCTCCTTCTCGAAAACCGTGGGGTGAGCACGATGATGGCCACTGCCACAGGGAGGAGTAGCGCTGCGAGGCGAGGTCGGTACAGCAGTGCGAGCCCGACGGCGGCCAGGGGAACGGCGACTCGCGCACGCACCCGGCGCAGATCGGGGAAGGCGAGCCAGACGGCGCCGAAAAGGACGCCGACACGGACCGCCATGCCGCCGACGAGACGGGTGGGTTCGTCCAGCGACGGTGACAGCATCACAAGGGTTCCGACGATGAGGAGGACGGCCACGATGGCACCCAGGACGGCCCTCATGTGTTACGACCCGACATGGAAGAGGAGCGTACCTGACGGCCAGCGGGACATCGCGTCCTTCGAGATCATCGGCCACGCGCGGTGAGGCGAGTCGGACGGTGGAGCGGCTCGAGTTCCGAGGCGAGAGCGAGTGTCGCTTCGTCCAACCTGGCAGGCTCGAGCGTGTAGCCTGCCGCGAATTCGTCGAGGATGGCACGTTGGACGTCCGCCATCGTGATGTCGGGCGTGCCAGAGCGCAGGTCTCCACTCGTCGCCGGGTTCCATTCGATGCCCAGAGCTTCATATACGGGGATCAGCACGTTCGCCACCCGATCACCACCGGAGACGACGACGACCCCGCCGATGTGTGCGGCTCCCGACACGATCCGTTGGCCCACGCCCATCACTTTTCGTACTCCGCCGATGTTGACACTGTGCGCTCCCGGGCAGTACTCGCCTGGCACCTCCCCGACGTGAGCATCTGCACCGAGGGCGCGAAAGGCGTCGACCATGATGGTGCTGATTTCTTCGAAGCGCTCGTTGATGCCGGCGCGAGGGTCGTCGACGGGGACTGTCCACGAGAACGCGATCGTGCCGTCATGGAACACTGCGGCGCGTCCTCCTGCGAGTCGCTCCACGGCGCCGAATCCGAAGGCAAGGGCGGCATCGACGGCGCGCCGATACCCGGGCTGGACGGCGTCTCGCCGACCGAAGGCCACGACGGGGCCCGGCTCGTGCAGGCGCAGGACCGGTTCTCGTTCTCGACGAGCGACCTGGAGGAGCAGGGCGTGGGAGACGGCGGTATCCAACCCGGGCGGGTAGGGGAACCCGGCATCCATGAACAACATCGGCGCAGTATCCCAGAAACTCGCTTTTCTAACAGTTCTCGAACATCCATGGTTCACAATGGCCGCAAAGGAGATTGATGATGCAACGTGCAGCCAAGATTGGAATCCTCGTCCTGATCGTCGGGGGCCTTCTCGTCGGAGGTTTCGCGGTGGCGGGAGCAGTCGAGAGCAACCATGCGACGGCCGCGCAGACGGGAATCGTGGCAGCGTTGCGACCGCTCATCGACGACGGAACCATCACAGAGTCCCAGGCCGAGGCAGTCGCCGGGCGGCTCGCTCCGATCGTCAGATCCGAGAGGATCCGTCGTGACGCGGAACGCTTCCGGGATCGGTCGATGGCCACGGCGCGCCGTGTCGCCGACATGCTCGACATGACGGTGCCCGAGCTCGAGAACGAACTCAAGCGGGGCACGACACTGGCACAGATCGCAGAGAGCCGGGGGTCGAGCGGCGGGGAGATCGTGACCGCGCTCGTGAGTGACATCTCCAAGCGTCTCGCCGACCAGGTCGCCGAAGGGCGGATCACGCAGGAAAGAGCCGATGAACTCGTTGCAGCCGCAACCGGGCGGATCGCCGATCTCGTCGAATCTCCGCATCCTGGGCGAGCAGCGTTCAAGGAACATCGCACTCGGCTCGCCAGGCTGGGCGCGCTGCGTATCAGTGCGGACGTCCTGGACACGACTCCGGAGGAGCTGAAAGGCACTCTGGAGAGCGGTCAGAGTCTCGGCGAGGTCGCGGAGAGCAGGGGCGTCGACGAGGGCGTGCTGATCGATGCCCTCCTCGAGCCGATTCGTGAGCAGATCGGTCTCGCCGTCGAGCGCGGTCGCATCGACGAAGCCCGTGCAGGGAAGATGCTCGACCAGGCCGCCGAGAGGGTTCGGAATCTGGTTGAGAGGCAGCGCGGGTAGGCGGAACCCGCCGGCAGCTCATCGGGCCCGCACCAGATTCTCCGTATGGAGCGCCGCGGTGGGTGAGAGCAGCGGATGCCCGTCATCGTGAGACGTCCTATTGTCGATGTGCAGCTCGAAGTGTCCGAACAGGAAGGCCATTCCCACGGCCGGGTCGAGGTCATCGCCATTGCGACTCCGTGTGATCGCATCAGCATCGATCTCCAGGCGAATACCATCCGTGTTCATACCGACGGTGTGTGGCAGGGGTGTGGCAGAAGCGAATCCCCGATCTGCGACAGGTACACTGAGGGTGCTCCGAGGGTGGGGACCTGGGCACGGGGCACGGCTGGTGGGCCGAACGGAGACTGATGCCTTCATCGAATCGTCAAGAGCGACTCCTCAGGCGCTTCGAACGTGATTCTCTCGCGGGCGCAGAAGCGGGTGTGTTCCGTGTCCGGGTGGAGGATCGTGTCCTCGGCGGTGAGACGATCACCATCAATGGTCGCGAACTCCTCAACTTCGGTATGGCGTCGTACCTCGGCCTCAACCTGGACCCACGTCTCAAGGCAGGAGCGATCGACGCCATTTCACGCTATGGGCCTGTCTATTCATCGTCGACGGCCTTCACTTCACTGCCTCTGTACACGACGCTCGAGGAAAGACTGGAGCGCATGTTCGGAGGACACGTGGTCATCGCGCCAACCACCACGCTTGCGCATCTCGCTGCGCTTCCACTGATCGTTCCTGTCGGATCGGAGGTTTTGATCGACGCACAGGCGCACGAGTCGCTTCGCCTGGCCGGCCAGGTCCTGCGAGCTTCCGGATCGTCCGTCTCTTCAGTACCGCACAACGACTTGGAGGC
Coding sequences within:
- a CDS encoding YhhN-like protein — protein: MTWVFTAMTVLALMVLLSGERGNVTLRNLAKPVASAGFVGVALSAGALDTNFGTWIFLGLVLGASGDVLLLGASQTAFLVGLVAFLLGNVAYIAAFFTLGVDSGVSFIAASVALVVAALVFVWLRPHLPTAMVGPVIGYIAVISTMLVVAVGATASGATPMLLAGAVAFYLSDLSVARDRFVAPGFVNRVWGLPLYYAGQLLIAWSVISVSN
- a CDS encoding putative kinase inhibitor translates to MRLSSPAFEHNTLMPSRFTCDGFDVNPPLRISDVPRDAQSLVLFVDDPDAPDPKAPKMVWDHWVVWNIDPATSEIGEGSVPGGAVQGKNSWGRNDYGGPCPPIGTHRYFFKLFALDTTLTLTSSATKADVEAALDGHVIDRTELIGTYRR
- the lipL gene encoding octanoyl-[GcvH]:protein N-octanoyltransferase, whose protein sequence is MLFMDAGFPYPPGLDTAVSHALLLQVARREREPVLRLHEPGPVVAFGRRDAVQPGYRRAVDAALAFGFGAVERLAGGRAAVFHDGTIAFSWTVPVDDPRAGINERFEEISTIMVDAFRALGADAHVGEVPGEYCPGAHSVNIGGVRKVMGVGQRIVSGAAHIGGVVVVSGGDRVANVLIPVYEALGIEWNPATSGDLRSGTPDITMADVQRAILDEFAAGYTLEPARLDEATLALASELEPLHRPTRLTARGR
- the dnaE2_1 gene encoding error-prone DNA polymerase, with amino-acid sequence MTYAELHCHTNFSFLDGASPPEELVERAVALGYRALAVTDHNGFYGAVRFSGAARGAGLPAVYGVEIGLAVGADSGAPLTREQGEDAGSDVPVLSSGATAGGRGTRPRRRGRTRRMHGTKPVDAPQTDHLVLLAPSADGYAALSRFVTRAQFRGEKDRPVYTWRDLEEAAREGGLYALTGCHHGAVPRAAQIGDLEGALREAAHLREVFGHRLHVEMWHHAMPEDDPRNDLLWDVARRLRLPVVATNNVHYADRSDADLADVLAAIGGRRSLDDADGYRSATDERYLKDPSEMVRRFARYRGAVERAGELGDALSFDLRLVAPKLPDFPMPGHFRSEMEYLRYLTFEGARGVYPGSDDGVEPRARERLEHELDVIGRLGFPGYFLVVWDIVNFARSQDIYCQIRGSGADSAVCRCIGLTRVDPIRLHLPFERFLSDERGRPPDIDLDLEAERREEVIQYCYRRYGRERAAMVANVITYRARSVLRDVGKAFGLTQAQVDGLSKYVDTRNPAKLRLEAPLPAGMTAEFIYDVCHRLDGFPRHLGIHSSGMVIADRPLWQVVPMEWGRMQDRSVLQWDKDDCAAIGIVKFDLLALGMLNALHLTVDTIADAHGVVIDLATIPQEPAIYEMLTTADTVGVFQVESRAQMATLPKMKPKTFYDLAVEVALIRPGPIQGQSVHPYLRRRNGEDPVRYPHPSTEPILAKTLGVPIFQEQLMELARVCAGFDGSQSDRLRSAMTHKRSDEAMGKLRTEVFAGMARNGITGPAADEIWEKLQGFASFGFPESHSVSFAYIVYMSAWLKYHWPTEFLAGLLNAYPMGFYSPNTLVQDAQRHGVVVLEPDVNRSSHDCTVEPYDADPDDVVTYYGKSWRRGRGATDDPVRAAVALRMGLRYVRNLGEAEIGRIEAARLIGGAFRDVRDLAQRTGLPVDAFEGLAAAGALGSLGVSRREGLWAAGSLAEIDPERLALAPGVDAPALPGMNDAEQHRADLWATGVSPRHPVEFVREWLDEQGCVRIADVLERRRNGWRARVGGIVTHRQRPGTANGVVFFNIEDETGLLNVVVLPEVWQTNRETARRNVGLVVEGVVEYRDGVTNLVARGFTSWPVEGVRSRDFR
- the yqhS gene encoding 3-dehydroquinate dehydratase, producing the protein MQRILVINGPNLNLLGTRSPEIYGTTTLTDLEALCRSWGEELGIEVRAFQSNHEGALIDGLHEAREVFDGVVLNPGAYAHTSYAIHDAIEAAGIPTVEVHISNVEEREPWRSVSVTAPACTATIYGRGIQGYRWALRHLVFAHRVPPKIVAYGEGPDQVGDLRLPSGPGPHPIAVLVHGGFWRRQWTRDLMDGLATDLVERGFATWNLEYRRVGAGGGWPATVLDVARGIDHVALLDAAIDRDRVAVIGHSAGGHLALASSGRTDAVTPALLVSLAGITDLGAALRDGLGSGAVAAFMGDATSQTAIAQASPTAMLPLGVRQLVVHGTDDDDVPVDYSRRYVDSARAAGEEIEYLELASAGHTSLIDEQGAGWSDIAGRLAGMLP
- a CDS encoding GDSL-like Lipase/Acylhydrolase → MRRTLRAAGLIALAWSMGTAYTRWHSLPSFQGSDASGVFGDAGLAELSIVVLGDSSCTGPGLERPQDVWIQRIGRELGQRFHVTLDSFAIGGSKTRDVLTDQVPKAIERRYDLAIVSVGGNDMLFGVPIASFHRQLASIVDALTPSTEAIVLSGVGDMGSIPRLPLLLRWPAHARGRAADRTHARVAENRPNVFKVPLWNFAEAFHKDLTLWSPDLFHASSRGHALFAEAALPTITEALEYLGR